One window of Synechococcales cyanobacterium CNB genomic DNA carries:
- the sulP gene encoding sulfate permease, protein MPRFLPKSIVCLREGYTARLLAGDLAAGLTVGIVALPLAMAFGIASIPEHVAAELAAIHPWLTPPAMGLFTAVVAGFLISALGGSRVQIGGPTGAFIVIVYGIADQHGYAGLATATLMAGVITAVMGFARFGAMIKFIPYPVVTGFTAGIAVIIATSQVKDFLGLTPHDIDGLPVSLPADFVPKVQTLAASLDTLNWPTLIVGVASLAVILAFRRWLPRIPGPIVAVVLASLAVWLLKLDASSGGAVQTVGSRFGGIPGTLPRPHLPAFSPELIRELIPAATTIAILAGIESLLSAVVADGMTGYRHKSDCELVATGAANVASACFWGLPATGAIARTVTNIKSGGRTPLAGMVHALTLLGVMLAAAPLAKLVPLPTLSAVLLVVAWNMSEIDRFRSLLTAPRSDVVVLLTTFGLTVFTDLTIAVGVGMVLAAMLFMKRMADVSNVAAITRELSDANGDKPVDDPDSIDKRVVPPGVEVYEINGPFFFGVADRLKDTLQGLERPPRVFILRMRKVPAIDATGLHALEEFHHKCRRQGTTLVLSGVHAQPLNAIVRAGLDRVFGLENMFSHIDGALGRARELTGAEAAPPA, encoded by the coding sequence GTGCCGCGGTTCCTTCCCAAGTCGATCGTCTGTCTCCGCGAGGGCTATACGGCGCGCCTGCTCGCGGGCGATCTCGCGGCCGGGCTGACCGTCGGCATCGTCGCGCTGCCGCTGGCGATGGCGTTCGGGATCGCGTCGATCCCCGAGCACGTCGCGGCGGAACTGGCCGCGATTCATCCGTGGCTCACGCCGCCCGCGATGGGCCTCTTTACCGCCGTCGTCGCCGGGTTCCTGATCTCCGCGCTCGGCGGCAGCCGCGTGCAGATCGGCGGGCCGACGGGCGCGTTCATCGTGATCGTCTACGGCATCGCCGACCAGCACGGCTACGCGGGCCTCGCCACCGCGACGCTCATGGCGGGGGTCATCACGGCGGTCATGGGCTTCGCGCGCTTCGGGGCGATGATCAAGTTCATCCCGTATCCCGTGGTCACCGGCTTCACGGCGGGGATCGCGGTCATCATCGCCACCTCGCAGGTGAAGGACTTCCTGGGTCTGACGCCGCACGACATCGATGGCCTGCCCGTTTCGCTCCCGGCCGACTTCGTGCCCAAGGTGCAGACGCTCGCCGCCAGTCTCGACACGCTGAACTGGCCGACGCTGATCGTCGGCGTGGCGTCGCTCGCGGTGATCCTCGCGTTCCGCCGCTGGCTCCCGCGCATCCCCGGCCCGATCGTGGCCGTCGTGCTGGCCTCGCTGGCGGTCTGGCTGCTGAAGCTCGACGCCTCGTCGGGCGGCGCGGTGCAGACGGTCGGCTCGCGGTTCGGGGGCATCCCGGGCACGCTGCCGCGGCCGCACCTGCCGGCGTTCAGCCCGGAGCTGATCCGCGAGCTGATCCCCGCCGCGACGACGATCGCGATCCTCGCGGGGATCGAGAGCCTGCTCTCGGCGGTGGTGGCGGACGGGATGACGGGCTACCGGCACAAGTCCGACTGCGAGCTGGTGGCGACGGGCGCGGCGAACGTCGCGTCGGCGTGCTTCTGGGGGCTTCCGGCGACGGGGGCGATCGCGCGCACGGTCACGAACATCAAGTCCGGGGGCCGGACGCCGCTGGCGGGGATGGTGCACGCGCTGACGCTGCTGGGGGTGATGCTGGCGGCCGCGCCGCTGGCGAAGCTGGTGCCGCTGCCGACGCTCTCGGCGGTGCTGCTGGTGGTGGCGTGGAACATGAGCGAGATCGACCGCTTCCGTTCGCTGCTCACGGCCCCGCGCAGCGACGTGGTGGTGCTGCTGACGACGTTCGGGCTGACGGTCTTCACGGACCTGACGATCGCGGTCGGCGTGGGGATGGTGCTGGCGGCGATGCTCTTCATGAAGCGGATGGCGGACGTCTCGAACGTGGCGGCGATCACGCGCGAGCTTTCCGACGCCAACGGCGACAAGCCCGTTGACGACCCCGACTCGATCGACAAGCGGGTCGTGCCGCCCGGGGTGGAGGTCTACGAGATCAACGGCCCGTTCTTCTTCGGCGTGGCGGACCGTCTGAAGGACACGCTGCAGGGGCTGGAGCGGCCGCCGAGGGTCTTCATCCTCCGGATGCGCAAGGTTCCCGCGATCGACGCGACGGGCCTGCACGCGCTGGAGGAGTTCCACCACAAGTGCCGCCGGCAGGGGACGACGCTGGTGCTCTCGGGCGTGCACGCGCAGCCGCTGAACGCGATCGTGCGTGCGGGGCTGGACCGGGTGTTCGGGCTGGAGAACATGTTCAGCCACATCGACGGCGCGCTCGGTCGGGCGCGGGAACTGACGGGCGCGGAGGCCGCGCCGCCCGCCTGA